The Corallococcus soli genome has a window encoding:
- a CDS encoding ATP-binding protein has protein sequence MGALMRAKDWSATALGPVSAWPQSLRTTVSTCLNSRSPILVWWGADMVMLYNDAYASILGNKHPRSVGQRGQECWPEIWNIIGPMLEGVLARGEATWSEDQFLLVDRHGFTEESYFTFSYSPIRDESGGVGGIFTVVLETTAQVLNARRITLLQKMTARTTGTQSVADACARALDALSEDPWDIPFAALYLLDAQGSGAHLAAHTHPDASGPAWPSRVELGAAPWPFAPVVGAGRPVQVDGLGERFGALPSREGLPTPTSALVMPVVRPGDVKPAGLFVVGLAPLLGRDPKYREFLELVTGNLAASLASARAYEEEAKRAEALAELDRAKTTFFSNVSHEFRTPLTLMLGPIEDGLADAAAPLPPPQRERQELVRRNGLRLQKLVNTLLDFARIEAGRTQASFAPTDLSALTRDLVSSFDSAMTAVGLRLVVDCPPLPEAVHVDPTMWEKVVLNLVSNAFKFTFEGEISVALRWADTRVDLHVQDTGVGIPEAELPRIFDRFHRVEGARGRSHEGTGIGLALVRELVKLQGGTVSVRSRPGEGATFTVSLPTGCAHLPEGRAGGDGTHVAASREAEAFLAELSQWDTAGAPAATPAPAWTPSASVQAKTRILVADDNADMRHYLTRLLAPHWSVETATHGLQALDAARANPPDLILSDVMMPGMNGMELIQALRQDERTRTIPLVLLSARAGEEATIEGLRSGADEYLVKPFSSNELLARVNAQLTVSRLRQEALRAERMHAQETTRLLEASRRATRAREETLAVVSHDLRSPLTAIGTSAELLQRALGNDERETRLRKHTDAIRRSVGRMNLLIADLLDLASIDAGTLSIDVHPQTVEELVRETRELFAPQAADKGLRFTVDMAPGLVLRCDKERILQTLGNLLSNAIKFTPHGGSVGLRVEAQAGSRDVRFGVADTGPGVAPGVQSHIFDRYWHAAQKQREGHGLGLSIAKGIVEGHGGRIWVESEEGRGSTFWFSLPAEPERRAVSPAAWPERHQPSPAPSRRGQDESFIQGGGEMGGLMRAFDWSTNSLGPLEGWPQSLRTSVSTMLRSPYPIILFWGPELRMLYNDPFRPILGAKHPGTVGARGHEALAEEWAQLGPLMKRVHETGEPLFIQDGNVNFARRPGGLREESYFTWSYNPTIGESGEIAGLFAIASETTRQVVGDRRLAILRELSIRTALDKKVEAIFRSLEDVLTNAGHDLPFALLYVVKDDTARLVSCAGLARGVPAAPLESRLDDARAWPLASVARSRQEALVEDLASRFGPLTGGPWPEPTTRALVLPVPMGADADTTGVLVAGLSPLRALDDEYRGFLQLLARQLAASITSARSYEQEKQRAEELAQLDQAKTAFFSNVSHEFRTPLTLILGPVEDALAKATKSLDGAPLDLVRRNALRLFKLVNTLLDFSRMEAGRAQARYLPTDLAAFTTSLASAFQSAVESAGLRLVVDCPPLPEPLYVDPEMWEKVVLNLLSNAVKYTHQGEIRVWLQWEGTQAVLTVQDTGVGIPEEELPRIFERFYRVRATQGRSHEGTGIGLALVQELVKLHGGTVSVASTLGEGTTFTVRLPKGFAHLPAERVEREAPRSVAATGAEPFVEEARRWSSETAGMGTSDILESRGPALEVPPELARSRILLVDDNADLRAYVAALLRQGFPDIDTATDGLEALERIRVRPPDLILSDVMMPRMDGFGLVRALRADERTRAIPIILLSARAGDEATVEGLRTGADDYLVKPFSSRELLVRVRTQLDMARVRRKVVRDEFEKESLRESVRVRDEFLRLVSHELRTPVSALSLHVQGLTREAHAQAPPALLLDKARTTQKQVQRLTRLVEQLLDVSEFVTGPLELEKQDVDLAELTATVVEQSREKAARAGCALSLKAPAPVVGHYDRERLHQLIDSLLDNALKFGAGRPVEVSVERAAEHATITVQDHGEGIGPEDQERIFGRFERAAPVNHHGGFGLGLWIARHVAEAHAGSIRLLPTQGGGATFTVALPLDAT, from the coding sequence ATGGGCGCCCTCATGCGTGCGAAGGACTGGTCCGCGACGGCGCTCGGACCCGTGAGCGCGTGGCCCCAGTCGCTGCGCACGACGGTGAGCACCTGCTTGAACAGCCGCTCCCCCATCCTGGTGTGGTGGGGCGCGGACATGGTGATGCTCTACAACGACGCGTACGCGTCCATCCTCGGCAACAAGCACCCGCGCTCGGTGGGGCAGCGCGGCCAGGAGTGCTGGCCGGAGATCTGGAACATCATCGGCCCCATGCTCGAAGGGGTGCTCGCCCGGGGCGAGGCGACCTGGTCGGAGGACCAGTTCCTGCTCGTCGACCGGCACGGCTTCACCGAGGAGAGCTACTTCACCTTCTCCTACAGCCCCATCCGTGACGAGAGCGGCGGCGTGGGCGGCATCTTCACCGTCGTCCTCGAGACCACGGCCCAGGTACTGAACGCGCGCCGCATCACCCTGCTGCAGAAGATGACGGCCCGCACGACGGGCACCCAGAGCGTCGCGGACGCCTGCGCCAGGGCGCTGGACGCCCTGTCGGAGGACCCCTGGGACATCCCCTTCGCCGCGCTCTACCTGCTGGATGCGCAGGGGAGCGGCGCCCACCTGGCGGCCCACACCCACCCCGACGCGAGCGGCCCGGCCTGGCCTTCACGGGTGGAGCTGGGCGCGGCCCCGTGGCCCTTCGCCCCGGTCGTGGGCGCGGGCCGTCCGGTGCAGGTGGACGGGCTGGGGGAGCGCTTCGGCGCCCTGCCCTCGCGCGAGGGCCTGCCCACTCCCACCTCCGCGCTGGTGATGCCGGTGGTCCGGCCGGGTGACGTGAAGCCCGCGGGGCTCTTCGTGGTGGGCCTCGCCCCCCTGCTCGGACGCGATCCGAAGTACCGCGAGTTCCTGGAGCTGGTGACCGGCAACCTCGCCGCCTCCCTCGCCAGCGCCCGGGCGTATGAGGAGGAGGCGAAGCGCGCGGAGGCGCTGGCGGAGCTGGACCGCGCCAAGACGACCTTCTTCAGCAACGTCAGCCACGAGTTCCGCACGCCCCTCACCCTCATGCTGGGGCCCATCGAGGACGGGCTCGCGGACGCCGCCGCGCCCCTCCCACCGCCGCAGCGCGAGCGTCAGGAGCTGGTGCGCCGCAACGGCCTGCGGCTCCAGAAGCTCGTCAACACCCTGCTCGACTTCGCCCGCATCGAAGCGGGCCGCACCCAGGCCTCCTTCGCCCCCACCGACCTGTCCGCGCTGACCCGGGACCTGGTCAGCAGCTTCGACTCGGCGATGACGGCCGTGGGCCTCCGGCTGGTGGTGGACTGCCCGCCCCTGCCCGAGGCCGTCCACGTCGACCCGACGATGTGGGAGAAGGTTGTCCTCAACCTCGTCTCCAACGCCTTCAAGTTCACCTTCGAGGGGGAGATAAGCGTCGCGCTCCGGTGGGCGGACACGCGCGTGGACCTCCACGTCCAGGACACCGGCGTGGGCATCCCGGAGGCGGAGCTGCCCCGCATCTTCGACCGCTTCCACCGCGTGGAGGGCGCCCGGGGCCGCAGCCACGAAGGGACGGGCATCGGGCTGGCCCTGGTGCGGGAGCTGGTGAAGCTCCAGGGCGGCACCGTGAGCGTGCGAAGCCGTCCCGGCGAGGGAGCCACCTTCACGGTGAGCCTGCCCACGGGCTGCGCGCACCTGCCCGAAGGGCGCGCGGGCGGGGACGGGACGCACGTCGCCGCGAGCCGCGAGGCCGAGGCGTTCCTCGCGGAGCTGTCCCAGTGGGACACGGCCGGGGCTCCCGCCGCGACGCCGGCCCCCGCCTGGACGCCCTCCGCCTCCGTCCAGGCGAAGACCCGCATCCTGGTGGCGGACGACAACGCCGACATGCGCCACTACCTCACGCGCCTGCTGGCGCCGCACTGGAGCGTGGAGACGGCGACCCACGGCCTCCAGGCGCTCGACGCGGCCCGGGCGAACCCGCCCGACCTCATCCTCTCCGACGTGATGATGCCCGGCATGAACGGCATGGAGCTGATCCAGGCCCTGCGCCAGGACGAGCGCACCCGGACCATCCCGCTGGTGCTCCTCTCCGCCCGCGCGGGGGAGGAGGCCACCATCGAGGGCCTGCGCAGCGGCGCGGACGAGTACCTGGTCAAGCCCTTCTCCTCCAACGAGCTGCTCGCGCGCGTCAACGCGCAGCTCACCGTGTCCCGGCTGCGGCAGGAGGCCCTGCGCGCGGAGCGCATGCACGCGCAGGAGACCACCCGCCTGCTGGAGGCGTCCCGGCGGGCCACCCGCGCCCGCGAGGAGACGCTCGCCGTCGTCAGCCACGACCTGCGCTCCCCGCTCACCGCCATCGGCACGTCGGCGGAGCTGCTCCAGCGGGCCCTGGGCAACGACGAGCGGGAGACGCGGCTGCGCAAGCACACCGACGCCATCCGGCGCTCGGTGGGCCGCATGAACCTGCTCATCGCGGACCTGCTCGACCTGGCGAGCATCGACGCGGGCACGCTCTCCATCGACGTGCACCCCCAGACGGTGGAGGAGCTCGTCCGGGAGACGCGGGAGCTCTTCGCGCCCCAGGCGGCCGACAAGGGCCTGCGCTTCACCGTGGACATGGCGCCGGGGCTCGTCCTGCGGTGCGACAAGGAGCGCATCCTCCAGACGCTCGGCAACCTGCTCTCCAACGCCATCAAGTTCACGCCGCACGGCGGCAGCGTGGGCCTGCGGGTGGAGGCGCAGGCCGGGAGCCGGGACGTGCGCTTCGGCGTGGCGGACACCGGCCCGGGCGTCGCGCCAGGGGTGCAATCCCATATCTTCGACCGCTACTGGCACGCGGCCCAGAAGCAGCGGGAGGGCCACGGCCTGGGCCTCTCCATCGCGAAGGGCATCGTGGAGGGCCACGGGGGGCGCATCTGGGTGGAGAGCGAGGAGGGCCGGGGCAGCACCTTCTGGTTCTCCCTTCCTGCCGAACCGGAGCGGCGGGCGGTGTCGCCCGCGGCGTGGCCCGAGCGGCACCAGCCCTCCCCGGCCCCGTCGCGACGGGGGCAGGACGAGTCCTTCATCCAGGGAGGCGGAGAGATGGGCGGCCTCATGCGCGCCTTCGACTGGTCCACGAACTCGCTGGGCCCGCTGGAAGGCTGGCCCCAGTCGCTGCGCACCTCCGTCAGCACCATGCTGCGCTCGCCCTACCCCATCATCCTCTTCTGGGGTCCGGAGCTGCGCATGCTATACAACGACCCGTTCCGCCCCATCCTGGGCGCGAAGCACCCGGGGACGGTGGGCGCCCGGGGGCACGAAGCGCTCGCCGAGGAGTGGGCCCAGCTGGGCCCCCTGATGAAGCGCGTCCACGAAACGGGCGAGCCCCTCTTCATCCAGGACGGGAACGTCAACTTCGCGCGCCGGCCGGGCGGCCTGCGCGAGGAGTCCTACTTCACCTGGTCCTACAACCCGACCATCGGTGAGTCGGGGGAGATCGCGGGCCTCTTCGCCATCGCGAGCGAGACGACGCGGCAGGTGGTGGGGGACCGCCGGCTCGCCATCCTCCGGGAGCTGTCCATCCGGACGGCGCTCGACAAGAAGGTGGAGGCCATCTTCCGCTCGCTGGAGGACGTGCTCACGAACGCGGGCCACGACCTGCCCTTCGCGCTCCTCTACGTCGTCAAGGATGACACGGCCCGCCTGGTGAGCTGCGCGGGCCTCGCCCGGGGCGTGCCCGCCGCGCCCCTGGAGTCGCGCCTGGACGACGCGCGGGCCTGGCCGCTCGCCAGCGTCGCGCGTTCGCGGCAGGAGGCCCTGGTGGAGGACCTGGCCAGCCGCTTCGGGCCCCTCACCGGCGGGCCCTGGCCGGAGCCCACGACGCGCGCCCTCGTCCTGCCGGTGCCCATGGGCGCGGATGCCGACACCACCGGCGTGCTGGTGGCGGGCCTGAGCCCCCTGCGGGCGCTGGACGACGAGTACCGCGGCTTCCTGCAGCTGCTGGCGCGGCAGCTGGCCGCCAGCATCACCAGCGCGCGGTCCTATGAGCAGGAGAAGCAGCGCGCGGAGGAGCTGGCGCAGCTGGACCAGGCGAAGACCGCGTTCTTCAGCAACGTGAGCCACGAGTTCAGGACGCCGCTCACGCTCATCCTCGGCCCCGTCGAGGACGCGCTGGCCAAGGCGACGAAGTCGTTGGACGGAGCGCCGCTGGACCTGGTGCGCCGCAATGCCTTGCGGCTCTTCAAGCTGGTCAACACCCTGCTCGACTTCTCCCGCATGGAGGCGGGGCGCGCCCAGGCCCGCTACCTGCCCACGGACCTCGCGGCCTTCACCACGAGCCTCGCGAGCGCCTTCCAGTCCGCGGTGGAGAGCGCGGGCCTCCGGCTGGTGGTGGACTGCCCGCCCCTGCCCGAGCCCCTCTACGTCGATCCAGAGATGTGGGAGAAGGTTGTCCTCAACCTGCTGTCCAACGCGGTGAAGTACACCCACCAGGGGGAGATCCGCGTGTGGCTCCAGTGGGAGGGCACGCAGGCGGTCCTCACCGTCCAGGACACCGGGGTGGGGATTCCGGAGGAGGAGCTGCCGCGCATCTTCGAGCGCTTCTACCGCGTCCGCGCCACCCAGGGCCGCAGCCACGAGGGGACGGGCATCGGGCTCGCGCTGGTGCAGGAGCTGGTGAAGCTGCACGGGGGCACCGTCTCGGTGGCGAGCACGCTCGGGGAGGGCACCACCTTCACCGTGCGGCTGCCGAAGGGCTTCGCCCACCTGCCCGCGGAGCGCGTCGAAAGGGAGGCCCCCCGCAGCGTGGCCGCCACCGGCGCCGAGCCCTTCGTCGAGGAGGCCCGGCGCTGGTCGTCGGAGACCGCGGGGATGGGCACGTCGGACATCCTGGAGTCACGGGGCCCGGCGCTGGAGGTGCCCCCGGAGCTGGCGCGGTCCCGCATCCTGCTGGTGGACGACAACGCCGACCTGCGCGCCTACGTCGCTGCGCTGCTGCGGCAGGGCTTCCCCGACATCGACACCGCCACGGACGGGCTGGAGGCGCTGGAGCGGATCCGCGTCCGGCCGCCGGACCTCATCCTCTCCGACGTGATGATGCCGAGGATGGACGGCTTCGGCCTGGTGCGCGCCCTGCGCGCCGATGAGCGCACGCGCGCCATCCCCATCATCCTGCTCTCCGCGCGGGCGGGCGACGAGGCCACGGTGGAGGGCCTGCGCACCGGGGCGGATGACTACCTGGTGAAGCCCTTCTCCTCGCGCGAGCTGCTGGTGCGGGTGCGCACCCAGTTGGACATGGCCCGCGTGCGCCGCAAGGTGGTGCGCGACGAGTTCGAGAAGGAGTCGCTGCGCGAGTCCGTGCGCGTGCGCGACGAATTCCTCCGGCTCGTCAGCCACGAGCTGCGCACGCCCGTGAGCGCCCTGTCCCTCCACGTCCAGGGCCTCACCCGCGAAGCCCACGCCCAGGCGCCGCCGGCCCTCCTGCTGGACAAGGCGCGCACGACACAGAAGCAGGTCCAGCGCCTCACGCGCCTGGTGGAGCAGCTGCTGGACGTGTCGGAGTTCGTCACGGGTCCACTGGAGCTGGAGAAGCAGGACGTGGACCTGGCGGAGCTGACGGCCACCGTCGTGGAGCAGTCGCGGGAGAAGGCCGCCCGCGCGGGCTGCGCCCTGAGCTTGAAGGCCCCGGCGCCGGTGGTGGGCCACTACGACCGCGAGCGGCTGCACCAGCTCATCGACAGCCTGCTCGACAACGCCCTCAAGTTCGGAGCGGGCAGGCCGGTGGAGGTGAGCGTGGAGCGGGCGGCGGAGCACGCCACCATCACCGTCCAGGACCACGGCGAGGGCATCGGGCCGGAGGACCAGGAGCGCATCTTCGGGCGCTTCGAGCGCGCCGCTCCCGTGAACCACCACGGCGGCTTCGGGCTGGGCCTGTGGATTGCCCGCCACGTCGCGGAGGCCCACGCCGGGAGCATCCGCCTGCTCCCCACGCAGGGTGGAGGCGCCACCTTCACGGTGGCGCTCCCGCTGGACGCGACGTGA
- a CDS encoding hydroxymethylglutaryl-CoA reductase, degradative — MDDGLPAVPPDLPSSRLPGFHRLGVDERWRELARRGDVSAEELHVLRALGAPSFDVVNQMIENAVGVFALPLGLGLNLTVNGRDHLVPMAVEEPSVVAAVSYAAKVVRHAGGFSADADASMMIAQVQLTRYGSPELARERLLANREPLLALANSIHPALQRRGGGARDVQVRVLPAPEGPQGEPLFIVHLLVDTQEAMGANLLNTMAEGVAPFIEQLTGGRVFVRILSNLADQRLARASCRIPLAALADFDLPGEDIAEGILQASRFAEADPYRAATHNKGVMNGIDAVAIATGQDWRAIEAGAHAYACRTGRYGPLSRWTLEQGHLVGRIELPLALGMVGGPIKVHPGAQLGLKLLRVSTVRELAMVFASVGLAQNFAAVRALGSVGIQKGHMALHARCVAVTAGARGLDVEKVARLLVERGSVKVETAREILASCQEVPAP, encoded by the coding sequence ATGGACGATGGATTGCCGGCGGTTCCACCGGACCTGCCGTCCTCACGCCTGCCGGGCTTCCACCGCCTGGGCGTGGACGAGCGCTGGCGGGAGCTGGCCCGGCGCGGGGACGTCTCCGCCGAGGAGCTGCACGTGCTGCGGGCGCTCGGCGCGCCGTCGTTCGACGTCGTCAACCAGATGATCGAGAACGCGGTGGGGGTGTTCGCCCTGCCGCTGGGGCTGGGCCTGAACCTCACCGTCAACGGGCGTGACCACCTGGTGCCCATGGCGGTGGAGGAGCCGTCGGTGGTGGCCGCGGTGTCCTACGCGGCGAAGGTGGTGCGCCACGCGGGCGGCTTCAGCGCGGACGCGGACGCGTCGATGATGATCGCCCAGGTGCAGCTGACCCGCTACGGCTCGCCGGAGCTCGCGCGCGAACGGCTGCTGGCGAACCGGGAGCCGCTGCTGGCCCTGGCGAACAGCATCCACCCGGCGCTCCAGCGGCGGGGCGGCGGCGCGCGCGACGTGCAGGTGCGCGTCCTGCCCGCGCCGGAGGGGCCGCAGGGCGAGCCGCTCTTCATCGTGCACCTGCTGGTGGACACCCAGGAGGCCATGGGCGCCAACCTGCTCAACACCATGGCGGAGGGGGTGGCGCCGTTCATCGAGCAGCTCACCGGGGGCCGCGTCTTCGTGCGCATCCTGTCCAACCTGGCCGACCAGCGGCTGGCGCGCGCGTCGTGCCGCATCCCGCTGGCCGCGCTGGCGGACTTCGACCTGCCGGGCGAGGACATCGCCGAAGGCATCCTCCAGGCCAGCCGCTTCGCCGAAGCCGACCCCTACCGCGCGGCCACGCACAACAAGGGCGTGATGAATGGGATTGACGCGGTGGCCATCGCCACGGGGCAGGACTGGCGGGCCATCGAGGCGGGCGCGCACGCCTATGCGTGCCGCACGGGCCGCTACGGGCCGCTGTCGCGCTGGACGCTGGAGCAGGGGCACCTGGTGGGGCGCATCGAGCTGCCGCTGGCGCTGGGCATGGTGGGCGGGCCCATCAAGGTGCACCCCGGCGCGCAGCTGGGGCTCAAGCTCCTGCGGGTCTCCACCGTGCGCGAATTGGCCATGGTGTTCGCGTCGGTGGGGCTGGCGCAGAACTTCGCGGCGGTGCGCGCGCTGGGTTCGGTGGGCATCCAGAAGGGGCACATGGCGCTGCACGCGCGGTGCGTCGCGGTGACGGCGGGCGCGCGGGGCCTGGACGTGGAGAAGGTGGCGCGGCTCCTGGTGGAGCGCGGCAGCGTCAAGGTGGAGACCGCGCGGGAGATCCTCGCGTCCTGCCAGGAAGTCCCCGCGCCATGA
- a CDS encoding MMPL family transporter codes for MSEPTRASPSLFTRLARGVYRHWKAVLGGGAVLLALAVWGLLQGGHLTTGTIEGIESSRAEALARGAAAGSNDQTLAVIFHHDAWTADDPRFSQAVASVLERVARLPEVEAVVSPVGAPEAFRARFVAATGHDLLALVRLKGGEREATAAFPTVRAALEDPRLETTLTGKVAFLHALNTLLEHDLLRAELLSFPLALLVLLWVFRTVVAAMLPLVVGGLAVLCGVAGVLLLSRYTNMAQYTLNVVSLIGLGVAIDYSLFIVSRFRSELADGLTTEQALERTLDTAGRAVAFSGLAVTVGLGGLLFFRGSYLSAMGLGGALVVAFAVLFALTVLPALLSWLGPRVNRGRLPFARVERRGGLWHALATWVMRHPWWVLLPTLTLLLAMGLPFRRLELAATDITALPRGTEARQGAQTLARLFPREAATRVLVAVEFPSGNPLTPERAGALFDASRRFASLPGVVGVESAVDLGPGMDRATVQRMAGAPPQALPAELQAARAAYLTGNVAVLQVLTSFAPSSREARELVRTLREERSVGDGRFVVGGQTATDVDAAAFVKQHTPAAVGFVMGMTCVVLFVLLRSVLLPLKALLMNLLSLAGSFGALVWIFQEGHLQGLLRFEPGPIEPSLPILLFCALFGLSMDYEVLLLSRIREEWLRTGDNTHAVAEGLERTGGLITSAAAIMVAVFAAFSLASVVVVKAMGLGMAIAVALDATLVRVLIVPSMMRLMGDLNWWGPGHSGRARARMKQREVVP; via the coding sequence ATGAGCGAACCGACCCGCGCCTCGCCGTCCCTGTTCACCCGGCTGGCCCGGGGGGTGTACCGGCATTGGAAGGCGGTGCTGGGGGGCGGCGCGGTGCTCCTGGCGCTGGCGGTGTGGGGGCTGCTCCAGGGCGGCCACCTGACGACGGGCACCATCGAGGGCATCGAGTCCTCGCGGGCGGAGGCGCTGGCGCGGGGCGCCGCCGCGGGGTCGAACGACCAGACGCTGGCGGTCATCTTCCACCACGACGCCTGGACGGCGGACGACCCGCGCTTCTCCCAGGCGGTGGCGTCGGTGCTGGAGCGCGTGGCCCGGCTGCCGGAGGTCGAAGCGGTGGTGTCTCCCGTGGGGGCGCCGGAGGCCTTCCGGGCCCGCTTCGTGGCGGCGACGGGGCACGACCTGCTGGCGCTGGTGCGGCTGAAGGGCGGTGAGCGCGAGGCGACCGCCGCGTTCCCCACCGTGCGCGCCGCGCTGGAGGACCCGCGCCTTGAGACGACGCTCACCGGCAAGGTGGCCTTCCTGCATGCGCTGAACACGCTGCTGGAGCACGACCTGCTCCGCGCGGAGCTGCTCTCCTTCCCGCTGGCGCTGCTGGTGTTGCTGTGGGTGTTCCGCACGGTGGTGGCGGCCATGTTGCCGCTGGTGGTGGGCGGGCTGGCGGTGCTCTGCGGCGTGGCGGGCGTGCTGCTGCTGTCGCGGTACACGAACATGGCCCAGTACACGCTCAACGTGGTGTCGCTCATCGGGCTGGGCGTGGCCATCGACTACTCGCTCTTCATCGTGAGCCGCTTCCGCTCCGAACTGGCGGACGGCCTGACGACGGAGCAGGCCCTGGAGCGCACCCTGGACACCGCGGGCCGCGCGGTGGCGTTCTCCGGGCTCGCCGTCACGGTGGGGCTGGGGGGGCTGCTCTTCTTTCGCGGCTCGTACCTGAGCGCCATGGGGCTGGGCGGCGCGCTGGTGGTGGCCTTCGCGGTGCTCTTCGCGCTCACCGTGCTGCCCGCGCTGCTCTCCTGGCTGGGGCCGAGGGTGAACAGGGGACGGCTGCCCTTCGCCCGCGTCGAGAGGCGCGGCGGCCTCTGGCACGCCCTGGCCACCTGGGTGATGCGGCATCCCTGGTGGGTGCTGCTGCCCACCCTGACGCTGCTGCTCGCCATGGGGCTGCCGTTCCGGCGGCTGGAGCTGGCGGCCACGGACATCACGGCGCTGCCGCGGGGCACCGAAGCGCGCCAGGGCGCCCAGACGCTGGCCCGGTTGTTCCCGCGCGAGGCCGCCACGCGGGTGCTGGTGGCGGTGGAGTTCCCCTCGGGCAATCCCCTCACGCCGGAGCGCGCGGGCGCCCTCTTTGATGCCAGCCGGAGGTTCGCCTCCCTGCCGGGTGTGGTGGGCGTGGAGAGCGCGGTGGACCTGGGGCCGGGCATGGACCGGGCCACCGTGCAGCGGATGGCGGGCGCGCCCCCCCAGGCCCTGCCGGCGGAGCTCCAGGCCGCGCGCGCCGCGTACCTCACCGGGAACGTGGCGGTGTTGCAGGTGCTGACGTCCTTCGCGCCCAGCAGCCGCGAGGCGCGGGAGCTGGTGCGGACGCTGCGCGAGGAGCGCTCCGTGGGGGACGGGCGCTTCGTGGTGGGCGGACAGACGGCCACGGACGTGGACGCGGCGGCCTTCGTGAAGCAGCACACGCCCGCGGCGGTGGGCTTCGTGATGGGGATGACGTGCGTGGTGCTCTTCGTGCTCCTGCGCTCCGTGCTGCTGCCGCTCAAGGCGCTCCTGATGAACCTGCTGTCGCTGGCGGGCTCGTTCGGGGCGCTGGTGTGGATCTTCCAGGAGGGGCACCTGCAAGGGCTGCTGCGCTTCGAGCCGGGGCCCATCGAACCGTCGCTGCCCATCCTGTTGTTCTGCGCCCTGTTCGGCCTGTCCATGGACTACGAGGTGCTGCTGCTCAGCCGCATCCGCGAGGAGTGGCTGCGCACGGGGGACAACACCCACGCGGTGGCCGAGGGGCTGGAGCGGACCGGCGGGCTCATCACCAGCGCGGCGGCCATCATGGTGGCGGTGTTCGCGGCCTTCTCGCTGGCGTCGGTGGTGGTGGTGAAGGCGATGGGGTTGGGCATGGCCATCGCGGTGGCGCTGGATGCCACGCTGGTCCGGGTGCTCATCGTCCCTTCAATGATGCGCCTGATGGGGG